In a genomic window of Littorina saxatilis isolate snail1 linkage group LG6, US_GU_Lsax_2.0, whole genome shotgun sequence:
- the LOC138968054 gene encoding piggyBac transposable element-derived protein 3-like yields MGGVDRMDRNIEKYRVSIRSKKWWWPLFMYCLDLSVQQAWHLYRQTDTSSEKGLDLLAFRRAVAKVYLARARSRPDAGRGRPGSLDKRLPTAVRFDRTDHLITPWPTQLRCSHGGLKIKHKCQTPVHDRCFKDFHTE; encoded by the coding sequence ATGGGAGGAGTGGACAGGATGGACCGGAACATCGAGAAGTACCGAGTTAGCATCCGCAGCAAGAAATGGTGGTGGCCTCTCTTCATGTACTGCCTTGACCTCTCTGTTCAGCAGGCGTGGCACCTATACAGGCAGACCGACACATCTTCAGAGAAAGGTCTTGATCTCTTGGCTTTCCGGCGAGCCGTGGCCAAAGTGTACCTTGCTCGAGCTCGTTCCCGTCCTGATGCCGGACGTGGGCGCCCTGGGTCCCTGGACAAGAGGCTGCCAACAGCAGTCCGCTTTGACAGGACGGATCATCTCATCACACCCTGGCCTACTCAGCTGCGTTGCTCCCACGGCGGCTTGAAGATCAAGCACAAGTGCCAGACTCCAGTTCATGACCGGTGCTTCAAGGACTTTCACACAGAGTGA